The following is a genomic window from Saprospiraceae bacterium.
AAGGAAATCTATCAGATCTTCATTCAGTATCACTAAATATGAAATACAGGATACTCCTGGACTTTATTATAAAAGATGACCTGGTTATTCTTATAGACATAGGCGATCATGATGAAATGTATTAAGCAGCAAATTAAAAAACTTTATAGAATCGGCATTTCAAGATCACGTTAATGAAAAAATGGAAATATTACCTATTAGTATCCTGATTTATATTTTTCAGAATCAGTCTAAATTCTATTTTGAATAATTACCTACTTTATCAAGGATCATTGTAAAATACATTGATTTTTTATATTTTTGCAGAATATTTTATCAATTTACTTAATATCATGATGGATTATCGGAATAATATTTTGGAAACTATTGGCAATACGCCTATGGTCCGACTCAATAAAGTGGTGGATAAAACCCCTTGTCTGGTTTTAGGGAAAATTGAAACCTTCAATCCCGGGCACTCAACAAAAGACAGAATGGCCCTTAAAATGGTGGAAGATGCTGAGAAGAGTGCAAAAATAAAACCAGGTGGCACCCTCATTGAGTGTACTTCCGGTAATACAGGTATGGGTGTGGCCTTGGCTGCTGCTGTAAAAGGCTACAAATGTATATTTACAACCAGTGACAAACAATCCAAAGAAAAAATTGACATGCTCAAAGCCGTAGGCGCTGATGTCATAGTCTGTCCGACCAATGTAGAACCGGACGATCCGAGGTCATATTATTCAGTCGCTGAACGATTAAGTAAAGAAATTCCAAATTCAGTATGGCTCAATCAATATGATAATCTCTCTAACAGAGAGGCACATTACGAATCTACGGGCCCTGAAATTTGGAATCAAACAGATGGAAAAATCACCCATTTTATTGTTGGGGTTGGTACGGGAGGTACTGTCTCAGGTGTGGCCAAATATCTAAAAGAAAAGAACCCCGAAGTTAAAATATGGGGTATAGATACTTTTGGTTCGGTGTTTAAAAAGTATCACGAGACAGGAATATTTGACAGAAAAGAAATCTATCCTTACATCACCGAAGGCATAGGTGAAGATATATTACCCAAAAATGTTGATTTTTCACTGTTAGATCATTTTGAAAAAGTCACAGATAAGGATGCTGCCCTTGCCGCACGTCGATTGGCCAGAGAGGAAGGTTTATTATTAGGTTACAGTGCCGGCTCGGCTTTAGCTGGTTTGCACCAGATGAAAGATCGATTGAAACCTTCTGATGTGGTAGTGATTTTATTTCATGACCATGGGAGCAGATATATCGGAAAGTTGTACAACGACGATTGGATGCGTGAAAGAGGTTTTATTGACAATGAACTGAAGGTAAAAGATCTGATTCTGTATAAAAAAGACAAAAAATTTATATCCGTAGATGCAGGCGAAACTGTAAAAGCTGTACTGCATACTATGAAAGAGATGGATATCTCGCAGCTTCCTGTCATGCAAAATGACAAAATAGTAGGGTCAGTCACCGAAAGCCACATCCTTGAGTTCATACTTAATAATCCGCTGATGAACAGCGAGAAAAAAGTATCTGAAATTATGGATGCTCCTTTTCCAAAAGTACACTTAGACTTACCTGTACGTGACTTGAGTAAATATATATCAAAAAATACGCCTGCGGTGATCGCAGAAGACCTTTCAGGAGACTTGATTGTGCTGACACAATATGATATAATTCAGGCTTTGTGATACTGTAATGCCAACAGAATAAAAGCCCTGGTTGTTAGATTTCGCCGTTATGGAAAACTTGCTGTAAAAATTATTTTACTTTTATTTTTTTAGTACCAACGAGAGTAAGTAAGCCACTCTTATGTTCTTTTAGTTCGATCGTATATTTGCCAGGAACGGCATAGTTGTACATCAGGTTCTTTTGAGTGACTATAAGTCTCACTCCATCTCCCATTTCCATGACGTATCTTGATGCTTTTTCATCACCGATAAAATCAAAAAAGAAATCCTCCCCTGATTTTACTGAACCTGGAATTTTTACTAATCTGTCAAAATCATTGGCTTTACTTGAAGAATCATCTTCATCTCCTAGAATGATTGCAGCAATTGATGCAGGTGATGAAGGATCATTTTTCGGATTATTATTACCATTTGCTCCATTGACAAAATTGTGACCAAATAGATAGATAGAACCAATTATACCAGTGAGAACAATCATTGTCATCAAAAATGGTTCAAAGTGAGCAGCGAAAAATTGTGATAAATGGAAAGATTTCTTAGATAACTGTACAGGAGTGTAATGATTTACATTCATAAGATCGGATTTGGGTTGAAATAATCAATAAAAAAAATCGGTGGTTCCTTCCGACAATTTTGGGGTGTAAGAAGGAAGTGTAAAGGTAATACTTTTTATTAAATAAAAGATTATATTTCTTTATTATAATAAAAATATTTCATGTATAACCATAAGATTATGAAGTATTAAATGTTTTTAATTTTAAAATATATTGGTTTATTGACATTTATAATATCGAATTATATGTATATGAAAATAAAATATGTGTCAACTTTTTAGCATGGTTTTGGTTTTAACTTTCGAAATAGATCATCATTGAAAAAAATCAATCCTCGGCAAAATAAGTATGAATGCTTTTATAAAAAGTAAAATCCGTAATATGATGCACCAATTACTACTTCCAAGAGGTAGGCAATACAAGCCTCGTCCGGAGTTGGAGTATGGGTGGGACAAGATTTTTATTGAAAATGGTGAGAAAAGAATTTGTGTATTGTGGAATAAAAACTCTTCCATAGACACAAATCGTATCATCATATTATCTCATCCTTATCTTACCGATGCCAAATCTTTTTTTTTTAGTTAGAGGCCATACCGAGATGTACTTGGAGCACCAATATCAAGTTGTACTTTTTGACTATAACGGATTTGGAGAAAGCCCTTTTGTAGATTTTAATTATGCTGAGGATCTGCGGATAGTGGCAGATTTTGTTAAAAAAAGAGCATCAGAGGCAATAGTATTTGGCCATGGAATTTCGTTTGGAGCCTCTCACACTATAAATTATGGCACAAAGGAGCAAAATGTATTTCACAAGATTATTGTTGAAAACTGTTTGGATTCCAATCTTTCTTACTATAGAAAAAGAAACAAGAAACTGCATGTGGTCATGTTGGGCCTAATGAAAATATTTCCCCAAGTAAATAAGGATCATGACTACATCAAAAGTATGAGCAAACTCACAGGTGTAAATGGTGTACTGTTGATATACAATAATAATGATGACCTTACCACTGTATCAATGGGGAAATCATTGTATCTTGCCAGCAATATCCCTGCACAATTAGTAACCTTCGACGGTATACATCTTAGGGCTTTACAAGATAATAAAGAGGCGTACACTAAAGAAGTTATTTCTTTTTTACAGAATATTTGACAGATTCATCTATTGCCAGAGCTTCAGACATGATTGTGTTTAAGTCCTCCAAGGGTAGGCTTGCAAGGTCAGTAATCATAATTCCGGCTACCTGCTTTCTTGTTCCAAATTCCATTAAGCTTGCTTTTTTCATCAACTCATTGGCTCTTGTAAATGCTATTTCAACACTTCCATGATTTGTTGAGTTTAGGTAGCATATCCAACTTTTTTTATAATAAAACGGGATGCCATAATTCAATTTAGGATATATTTCTGCATCAGAGCTTAAAATCCAAAAATGCAGGAATTCAAGAATTTGCTTTTGATTTCCTTCTTTTTCATATATGTAAAGTTCTACTGGGTTCATGCATTTAAATTATAAACAACCAATTAATCTTGACGAATATCTGAATCATTCAAGGGTTGTTAATTTTCCAATTTATAAATGAGAGTAAAAATTATCCTTTTGTTCATTCAGTTTCGAATTTTGTCAAAGTCATTTAAAAAATAAATTAAATCTGTAATTTACATAAATCAATTATTTTATTACATTTGTACCAATCAAAACATAATATTAATATGGAAAGTTTTAATTTTTTAGTTGTTTTAGCCTCGGGATTAGTGCCTTTGGCGGTGGGAGCCATATGGTATGGTCCTTTATTTGGTAAGGCATGGATGGCTGCTGCTGACATGACCATGGAAAAAATGGTAGGAGCCAATATGATGAAAATTTATGGTTTAGCACTGCTTTTTGGATTGATGCTTGCCGTCGGATTATTTCCCATCGTTGTGCACCAAATGGGTATTTTTTCAACATTGCAAAATGTTGGAGTAGACACTCCAGGTAGCGAAGCCAATCTCTTTGCTCAGGATTTTATAAGCAAATACGGAACTGAATTTCGTACTTACAAGCACGGAGCATTCCATGGTTTTTTGACTGGATTATTTGTCTTTCTGCCTATTATGGCTACCAATGCACTTTTTGAAAGAAAGAGTTGGAAATATATCTTTTTAAATGTTGGGTACTGGACACTATGCGCCGCCATCATGGGTGGTATCATAAGTGCATGGGCTTAAAATTTTGCTGTGACTATTTTATGGCAGAAAGATTGTTTAGTGTGTCATTTGTAAGCGGTTATTGTAAGTCTTCAACACAGGGCACAATTTTTATGAAAAATGTAAAAAGATGTTTATACCATACGGATAATTGAATGCAGATTTTTTAGGTTTTAGTTAATTGATTTACAATGTTTTATGCTTTATTTTTAAAAAATTTGTCTGTTCACAATATTGTGCGAATGTGTTCAAGTTGCAAATGAATTTTAAGCCTTAAAATTATGATTCATTGGGATGTAAAAAAAAAACTTCATCCCAGTGAATCTTTATAGTAAAATGAAATCATCCTGAATGCCCAATTGCAAGTTGCCACATCATCAGTAAAGTTGTACTGACGATAATTTGTTTTTCTAAAGACGATGCTTTACATGTCTTTATTTTATTACGACGATAAATGTTCATGACGATAAATGTCCTGATTTTAAATCACTTTAAATTCAAGCTTCGTGTTACCGCTTTGGGTAAAGATAAACTTCGTCTTTACTCAAAATAAATACAAGAGTAAATGGATTTTTGGGAAACTAATTTATTTTGAGTATATAAAGTTATGGCATAAAACTGTAAAAGAAATTTAAGCAAAAATTAAAAAATGAAAACCAAAGTAAGTTCAAGTGCAATTTGGGAAGATTCAATAGGATACTCCAGGGCTGTGAAAGCTGGGAATATCATAGAGGTTGCCGGTACAGCAGCTGTACGTAATGGAGATGTTGTACATACCGGTGATCCCTATAATCAGGCAAAATACATCATAAAGATCATAGATCATGTACTCAAACAGTTGGATTCAAGGCTTGAAGATGTAGTGCGAACCCGTATTTACTTAAAACATGTGAGTGATTGGGAAGAAGTAGGAAAGGCACATGGCGAATTTTTCGGAACAATAAAACCGGCTTGCTCAATGATTGCTGTATCTTCGATGATAAATCCCGAAATGCTTGTGGAAATTGAAGCCACTGCCATTATTAGTTAAAGAGCATGTACAAAATAAAAGAAATCTATTACACGATCCAGGGAGAAGGGTTTCATGCTGGAAGGCCGGCAGTTTTTTGCAGGTTTTCAGGGTGTAATCTTTGGAGTGGGAGAGAAGCAGACAGAGATAAAGCAATATGTAAATTTTGTGATACTGATTTTTGGGGTACAGATGGAAGATTTGGTGGCAGATATGATGCTGTATTGTTAGCGGAGACCATTAAATCTCTTTGGCCACCAGGTAGTGAAAATATTTTTGTAGTTTGCACCGGCGGAGAACCTGCTCTGCAAATGGATGATATATTAATCTCAACTTTCAAAAAATTTCATATTGAAATTGCCATTGAAACTAATGGAACCCTGCCTTTACCAGAAGGTATAGACTGGATATGTGTCAGCCCGAAATCAAATACAGAAATAATAATGACTAAAGGTGATGAGTTGAAGCTGGTATTTCCTCAGAAAGAAAATATCCCCAAAGATTACGAACATTTAGACTTTAAACATTTTTATTTACAGCCTTTGGATGATACATTCAGAGTGCAACATACTGAGGCAGCGATTCATTATTGCCTGCAACATCCTTTTTGGAAACTTAGCGTTCAGACCCACAAATTTCTGGGGATTGACTGAATTTGTTGAATTGTGACTTAAAAAACAAAAAGCCGGAAGAATCAACTGACATCCGGCTTTTTAGTTTTAATTTTACAATGATAATTATCCGAATATCTCAGTACCGGCAAAATGGAATGCACCTTCAATCGTTGCATTTTCATCACTATCGGACCCGTGAATGGCATTTTCACCAATGTTTCTTGCATATTTAGCCCTGATTGTACCTGGTGCTGCATCTGCAGGATTAGTAGATCCGATCAGTTTTCTGAACTCTTCCACAGCATTTTCTTTTTCAAGGATGGCAGCTACTATTGGTCCTGATGACATAAATTCCACCAATTCCCCGTAAAACGGTCGTGCTTTGTGCACAGCATAAAATTCTCCGGCTTTTTCTGCAGATAATTTTGTATATTTCATGGCTACTATTTTAAAGCCTGCTTCATTTATCTGAGATAAAATAGCGCCAATATACCCTGAGCTTACCGCATCAGGTTTGATCATTGTAAATGTTCTGTTAGTTGCCATAAATATTAAATTTTAATTTTGTAATTTGAAAAACGCCGCAAAAATAGGAAATCATATTCTTCATTGATACAAAAAACAAAAATTAATTTTGATTTGTTGGTTTTTTTACTCAAATTTGCGACTTTTTATGACCGAAGAAATCCGCCTGTTAAAAGAAGTACTGATATTGCCTAAGAAAATCAGTATCATAACTCATCGCAATCCGGATGGTGATGCTATCGGGTCTTCTATGGCGCTTTACAGGTATTTGACAAAGCTAGGCCATAACTCAAAAGTTATCTTCCCCAGTGAATATCCTGCGGGTTACAGTTTTATAGAAGGCGTGAGCTTGTCTGTTATTTTTGATTCCGATCCTGAACAAGCAAGATCAGTTATTGATAACAGTGAAGTCATATTTTGCCTGGATTTTAATGGATTAGACAGAGTTGACAAGTTGGGAGAAAATATTCAGTTCAGCAAAGCAAAAAAATCCTGATTGACCACCATCTTGACCCGGAACCGTTTACTGACATCGAATTTAGTGACATTAATTCAAGTAGTACATGTGAATTGGTATTCAAGGTAATAGAAGGCTTGGGTGATATTGCAAAGATAGACACTTCCATTGGTGAAGCACTCTTTACAGGCTTGATTACTGATACTGGATCATTTAGATACGGCACCAGACCATACACATATGAAGTCGCTTCAAAATTGAAAGGACTCGGGGTGGATGATTATAAACTGGCGGATAAGATTTTTAATTCTCAGAAAGAAAAACACCTGCGATTGCTTGGCCACTGTCTCGCAAACAGGATGGAAGTCATAAAGGATTATGGAGTGGGGATCATGTGGCTTACCAAACAGGATTATGTTGACTTTGAAATTCAGCGTGGTGACACAGAAGGCATCGTCAACTATATGTTGATGATCGAAAATATTAGAGTAGCTGCCTTTATTTTAGAGCAACCAAGTATTATTAAAATCTCTCTTCGCAGTAAGGGAGATATTTCGGTTCAGGAGATTGCTCAGAAATATTTCAATGGCGGAGGTCATAAAAATGCTGCAGGCGGTGGAGTTTATGCCAATCTTCAGGATATCATTGACAAAGTCAAAAAAGTCATGCCTTTGTACCTACCTAAAATTCAATCCTGATGAAAGACAGATGTTCTTTTTTAAATAATTAATAATTTTCAATAAAACAAATCATGAAATTTAATCTTAGTTCAATTTTATTTTTATTAGCAATAGGGATAATAGGTTGGAAAAGTGGTGATACTAAATTATCAAGTGGGTTTGATTATAAAGTAATTCAAGCTGGAAAAGGGGATGTACCAAAAGTAAATGACTACGTATTTTTTACTATAAAAATCACCGATGAAAAAGGCAAAGTACTTCAGGAAATGAAAGAAGGTCCACAAATGCCTGTGATGCAAATTTTGCAGGAAATGCCCAAACACCCAATGGCAAATCCAGTACTTGAATTACTTGCCATAAGTAAAGTCGGAGGTGTGTATCAACTGATTATGCCCGTGGATTCGATTCCAAATCCACCTGCTGATATTGCTGATATGAAGCACATCACTTATGAGGTTGGTATTAAAGAATTTAAAAATGAAGAGCAGTATAAAAAGTATATGGAGGAGCAACAAGCAGAAATGCAGGCAAAAATTACTGCAAATATGGAAAAATTACCTGCCATTGAAGAATTAACTAAAACGACTTTGGAAGATTATAAGTCAGGTAAGTTAGAAACTAAATCAACAGCATCCGGCCTTAAGTATTATATCGTGAAGGAAGGTCAGGGACCAAACCCCAAAACAGGAAATACTGTAAGTGTAAATTATTATGGTGTGCTAAGTGATGGAACAATGTTTGATAATTCTTTCCAACGGGGTCAGACTTTTCCTTTTGGTTTAGGTCAGGGACAAGTTATAAAAGGTTGGGATGAAGGTATAGCACTTCTCAATAAAGGAGCAAAGGCATTCCTATTTATTCCGGGAGCCTTGGGTTACGGGGCAGCGGGTAGTCCGCCTGTAATACCCGCCGATGCAGAGCTTGTGTTTTACGTAGAACTTGATGATTTTACAGGACAATAAGTTTATTGTTTAAAATATATTCAATGTCGTTTTGGATTATTCTAAACCCAACGGCATTGAATATTTGTTACCTAAATATCTTAAAGTGAGCTTTTCAAATGTGTGCTTTTCTAAACACATGAAGTAGGACGAAGCATTAGTAGGTCATTTAGATTTTTAGAAGTAAAATAACATCTTAATAAACAGCATGTTATTTTAAGTAGAAAGGAAAAGTATTTTTTTAAAATTTAAACATGCAGGGCAATGACCATAGAGCAGTTAGCTGACTTAAGGGTGCGATTGACATCGGTAAGGAGGTATCTTTGACGTCGATCGCCGTATTATTGAAATAGAAGAGAAAGAACAAACTTCTCTGGACCCAACTTTTTTGGAACGATCCTGAAAAAGCTGAAATCACATTAAAAGAGCTGAAGGATCATAAAAAATGGGTCGAAAAATACCACATGCTTGAGACAAGCATAGATGATCTTGATGTGCTTCTGGAGTTTTTGAAAGAAGGTGAAGGTACTGAAGCCGAAGTAGACGAAAAATATAAAGAACTACTTAATCAATTAGATGATATTGAGTTTCGGACTACACTTGATCAACCTGAAGATGCACTAAGCTGTACCCTCGAAATCAATGCCGGGGCCGGAGGTACTGAAGCTTGTGACTGGACTTCAATGCTCTTAAGGATGTTTTTGATGTGGGCAGATAAAAGTGGTTATAAAGTAACAGAACTGGACAGAATTGATGGAGATGTTGCAGGAATTAAATCAATCTCAATAGAAATTGATGGAGAGTATGCATATGGTATGCTGAAAGGAGAAAATGGGGTTCATAGACTGGTACGTGTAAGTCCATTTAATGCTCAAGGCAAGAGAATGACCTCGTTTGCATCTGTCTTTGTCCATCCTCTCGTTGATGATACTATAGACATACAAATTAATCCTGCTGAAATAGAATGGGATACTTTCAGAGCCCAGGGAGCTGGAGGACAAAATGTAAACAAAGTAGAAACAGCAGTGCGTATCAAACATATACCTACTGGCATAGCTATTCAGTGTCAGGAGGCAAGGTCACAACACGCCAATAGAGATAAAGCCATGCAGATGCTTAAATCCCGACTTTATGAGATAGAGCTGGAAAAACAAAGAGCAGAGCGTGAAAAACTCGAATCTCAAAAAATGAAAAATGAATGGGGTTCTCAGATCAGGTCCTATGTTCTGGATGACAGAAGGGTAAAAGACCACCGTACAGGTCATGAGAACAGAAATACTGATGCAGTATTGAATGGAGATCTGGATGGATTTCTTAAGGCTTATCTGATGTGGGATGGAAATTGATCAGTTAACCTTCGATCACTATTCAATTGCAGTTAAAGATCTTGACAAAAGTTGTCGGTTTTATGCGGAAATTTTAGGGTTGAATAAAATAAACAGGCCGGATTTTGATTTTGAAGGTGCCTGGTTTTCGATAGGGGAATATCACTCGTTGCACCTTATTTCAGATGAAAATACCGAGGTACAATTTTCAGGTACCAGACAATTACACTTCGCTTTCGCAGTTAAGGACATTCTTAATTTTAGGACTTATTTACTGTCCAAAAACATTGAAATTGTCAAAGACATAAAGTCCAGGCCTGATGGTATGTTGCAATTATTTATTAGGGATCCTGATGGATATTTTGTTGAAATTACATCGTTGTAGCTGCAGTACTTGATGATTCAGTTGCTAAAAGATCTATGGATTGCCATCATGTCATTTTGGCAGGTGCAATAATAGCTATTGATCACAAATGGCATGTTGTAGTTCAATTTGGCAGGGCGAAATTTAGGAATTCTACTTTGGCACACTTCATGATATATAACAGGGAAATCTAAAATTTATTTATTTAACATATTAAATTAAAATCAGATATTATATGAAACCAATTAATGACAGAGTGGTAGTAAAACCTGCACCAGCAGATGAAAAAACAACAGGGGGAATCATCATTCCTGATACAGCGAAAGAGAAACCTCAGAGAGGAGAAGTTATCGCTGTAGGTCCAGGCAAAGATGGAAACAAGATGACAGTAAAGAAAGGTGATACTGTTCTGTATGGCAAATACGCCGGTCAGGAGATCAATTTTAAGGGTGAGGACTATCTGATCATGAGAGAAGATGATATCCTGGTGATTATCTAATTATTTTTAAAAACAAATTCATTAATTCATTTTCAAAAATTAAAATATATGGCTAAGATAGTAAGTTTTGACACGGAAGCTAGAGTAAAATTAAAATCAGGGATTGATCAATTAGCAAATGCTGTTAAAGTGACTCTGGGACCCAAAGGTCGTAATGTGGTCATTCAAAAAAGTTTTGGTGCACCTGTAATCACAAAAGACGGAGTGACAGTTGCTAAAGAAATCGAACTTGAAGATGCAGTAGAAAATATGGGAGCTCAAATGGTAAAAGAAGTAGCATCTAAAACTGCGGACGCAGCTGGTGATGGTACCACTACTGCAACAGTTTTGGCTCAGGCTATGGTCAATGCCGGTATGAAATATGTGACAGCAGGAGCTAATCCCATGGATTTGAAAAGGGGTATTGACAAAGCAGTTGGCGCTGTTATTGCTGATCTGAAAAAACAAAGTGAAGTGATCGGTTCGGATTTTCATAAAATCAAACAAGTTGCGTCTGTATCGGCAAACAATGATGAAGAAATAGGTACCTTGATAGCTGATGCTATGAAAAGAGTGACCAAAGATGGGGTCATCACTGTAGAAGAAGCCAAAGGAACAGAAACATATGTGGACGAAGTAATAGGTATGCAGTTTGACAGAGGATATTTGTCTCCTTACTTTATCACAAATACTGAAAATATGACCACAGAATATGAAAATCCTGTGATTCTGATTCATGATAAAAAGATTTCCAATGTTCAGGAAATTGTTCCTGTGTTGGAAAAAGTTGTGCAGACAGGAAGACCTTTGCTTATCATTGCTGAAGATGTAGATAGCCAGGCTTTAGGCACGCTGGTAGTCAATAGATTGAGAGCAGGATTGAAAATCGTAGCTGTAAAAGCTCCTGGATTTGGTGACAGACGTAAAGCAATGCTTGAAGATATAGCTATATTGACAGGTGGAGTTGTCATTTCTGATGAAAAAGGTTACAAGCTTGAAAATGCCACTATTAGTGAGCTCGGTCAGGCTGAAAAAATCACAGTTGATAAAGATAATACAACTATTGTAAATGGAAGAGGCCAGCAAGCAGACATCAATGCAAGAATCGGTCAGATCAAGGCTCAGATAGAGACCACTACATCTGATTATGACAAAGAAAAACTTCAGGAAAGACTTGCTAAGTTGGCTGGTGGTGTGGCGGTACTTCATGTAGGAGCTGCTACTGAAGTGGAAATGAAAGAGAAAAAAGACAGAGTCGATGATGCACTTCATGCTACAAGAGCTGCAGTAGAAGAAGGTATTGTAGTAGGCGGAGGAGTTGCACTTATTAGGACTATCAAAGGGCTTGAAGATCTTAAAGGATTAAATGAGGATGAAAATCTTGGAATTCTTATAGTAAAAAAAGCACTTGAAGCACCACTCAGAATTATAGCTGAAAATGCCGGAGTGGATGGTTCAGTAGTATTTCAGGAAGTGGCCAAAGGAAAAGGAGCCAATGGCTATAATGCGCGAACAGGAATTTATGAAGATCTGAAAAAAGCAGGTGTTATTGATCCTACCAAAGTGACAAGAATAGCTCTTGAAAATGCAGGATCTATAGCGAGTATGGTTCTTACGACTGAATGTGTCATCTCAGACAAAAAAGAAGAGAATGCCGGTGGTCATGCACATCCTCCTATGGGTGGTGGCATGGGCGGCATGATGTAAGCCATAAGAATTAGAATATGTTGATTTTTTAGGTAAGATCTGCGTAATGCAGATTAATAAAAAAAGCTCCTGATAACTTCGGTTATTCAGGAGCTTTTTTTTTGAAGTGTTTTGGCTTCACGCCGAAGGGTTCATCACTGTCTTCGCAATGAATCCGAATTCCGTCTCCGAATTGAAACCATTACCTGCATTGAATCTTAACTCAACATACAAAGTTCATCAATTAGAGAAATTATAGTGGACAGAAAATAAGCTGCGAAAAATTTAAATCATAATGTATTGTAAATTAAATAATTATGATTATATATTTTCGAAATCAATTTTCTGTTTGGTATAGTTAAGTTAGTATTGACATTAAAAATCAATGTCGTTTAGTTAAGGCA
Proteins encoded in this region:
- a CDS encoding pyridoxal-phosphate dependent enzyme, which codes for MDYRNNILETIGNTPMVRLNKVVDKTPCLVLGKIETFNPGHSTKDRMALKMVEDAEKSAKIKPGGTLIECTSGNTGMGVALAAAVKGYKCIFTTSDKQSKEKIDMLKAVGADVIVCPTNVEPDDPRSYYSVAERLSKEIPNSVWLNQYDNLSNREAHYESTGPEIWNQTDGKITHFIVGVGTGGTVSGVAKYLKEKNPEVKIWGIDTFGSVFKKYHETGIFDRKEIYPYITEGIGEDILPKNVDFSLLDHFEKVTDKDAALAARRLAREEGLLLGYSAGSALAGLHQMKDRLKPSDVVVILFHDHGSRYIGKLYNDDWMRERGFIDNELKVKDLILYKKDKKFISVDAGETVKAVLHTMKEMDISQLPVMQNDKIVGSVTESHILEFILNNPLMNSEKKVSEIMDAPFPKVHLDLPVRDLSKYISKNTPAVIAEDLSGDLIVLTQYDIIQAL
- a CDS encoding alpha/beta hydrolase; this translates as MPNLFFLVRGHTEMYLEHQYQVVLFDYNGFGESPFVDFNYAEDLRIVADFVKKRASEAIVFGHGISFGASHTINYGTKEQNVFHKIIVENCLDSNLSYYRKRNKKLHVVMLGLMKIFPQVNKDHDYIKSMSKLTGVNGVLLIYNNNDDLTTVSMGKSLYLASNIPAQLVTFDGIHLRALQDNKEAYTKEVISFLQNI
- a CDS encoding DUF1761 domain-containing protein, producing MESFNFLVVLASGLVPLAVGAIWYGPLFGKAWMAAADMTMEKMVGANMMKIYGLALLFGLMLAVGLFPIVVHQMGIFSTLQNVGVDTPGSEANLFAQDFISKYGTEFRTYKHGAFHGFLTGLFVFLPIMATNALFERKSWKYIFLNVGYWTLCAAIMGGIISAWA
- a CDS encoding RidA family protein, translating into MKTKVSSSAIWEDSIGYSRAVKAGNIIEVAGTAAVRNGDVVHTGDPYNQAKYIIKIIDHVLKQLDSRLEDVVRTRIYLKHVSDWEEVGKAHGEFFGTIKPACSMIAVSSMINPEMLVEIEATAIIS
- the queE gene encoding 7-carboxy-7-deazaguanine synthase, which gives rise to MYKIKEIYYTIQGEGFHAGRPAVFCRFSGCNLWSGREADRDKAICKFCDTDFWGTDGRFGGRYDAVLLAETIKSLWPPGSENIFVVCTGGEPALQMDDILISTFKKFHIEIAIETNGTLPLPEGIDWICVSPKSNTEIIMTKGDELKLVFPQKENIPKDYEHLDFKHFYLQPLDDTFRVQHTEAAIHYCLQHPFWKLSVQTHKFLGID
- a CDS encoding nucleoside-diphosphate kinase; protein product: MATNRTFTMIKPDAVSSGYIGAILSQINEAGFKIVAMKYTKLSAEKAGEFYAVHKARPFYGELVEFMSSGPIVAAILEKENAVEEFRKLIGSTNPADAAPGTIRAKYARNIGENAIHGSDSDENATIEGAFHFAGTEIFG
- a CDS encoding FKBP-type peptidyl-prolyl cis-trans isomerase, whose product is MQAKITANMEKLPAIEELTKTTLEDYKSGKLETKSTASGLKYYIVKEGQGPNPKTGNTVSVNYYGVLSDGTMFDNSFQRGQTFPFGLGQGQVIKGWDEGIALLNKGAKAFLFIPGALGYGAAGSPPVIPADAELVFYVELDDFTGQ
- a CDS encoding VOC family protein, whose product is MEIDQLTFDHYSIAVKDLDKSCRFYAEILGLNKINRPDFDFEGAWFSIGEYHSLHLISDENTEVQFSGTRQLHFAFAVKDILNFRTYLLSKNIEIVKDIKSRPDGMLQLFIRDPDGYFVEITSL
- a CDS encoding co-chaperone GroES; its protein translation is MKPINDRVVVKPAPADEKTTGGIIIPDTAKEKPQRGEVIAVGPGKDGNKMTVKKGDTVLYGKYAGQEINFKGEDYLIMREDDILVII
- the groL gene encoding chaperonin GroEL (60 kDa chaperone family; promotes refolding of misfolded polypeptides especially under stressful conditions; forms two stacked rings of heptamers to form a barrel-shaped 14mer; ends can be capped by GroES; misfolded proteins enter the barrel where they are refolded when GroES binds) — translated: MAKIVSFDTEARVKLKSGIDQLANAVKVTLGPKGRNVVIQKSFGAPVITKDGVTVAKEIELEDAVENMGAQMVKEVASKTADAAGDGTTTATVLAQAMVNAGMKYVTAGANPMDLKRGIDKAVGAVIADLKKQSEVIGSDFHKIKQVASVSANNDEEIGTLIADAMKRVTKDGVITVEEAKGTETYVDEVIGMQFDRGYLSPYFITNTENMTTEYENPVILIHDKKISNVQEIVPVLEKVVQTGRPLLIIAEDVDSQALGTLVVNRLRAGLKIVAVKAPGFGDRRKAMLEDIAILTGGVVISDEKGYKLENATISELGQAEKITVDKDNTTIVNGRGQQADINARIGQIKAQIETTTSDYDKEKLQERLAKLAGGVAVLHVGAATEVEMKEKKDRVDDALHATRAAVEEGIVVGGGVALIRTIKGLEDLKGLNEDENLGILIVKKALEAPLRIIAENAGVDGSVVFQEVAKGKGANGYNARTGIYEDLKKAGVIDPTKVTRIALENAGSIASMVLTTECVISDKKEENAGGHAHPPMGGGMGGMM